In Deinococcus maricopensis DSM 21211, the sequence TGGTCTTCGACAAGGCCCAGCTGCACCCCTGGCACACCGTCCTGATCATGGCCGCCGGCAGCGGCGTCAGCACCTACGCCCTGCAGTTCGCCAAACTCGCCGGCGCCACCGTCATCGCCACCGCCGGCAGCGACGACAAACTCCAGCTCGCCCGCGACCTCGGCGCCGACCACACCATCAACTACCGCGACGCCGACTACGGCCAACAGGTCCGCGCCCTCACCGGCGGCGCCGGCGTCGACGTCGCCCTCGACCACACCGGCGCCGACAACTGGCAGACCACCCTCAAGGCCCTCAAATGGGGCGGCGCGCTCGTCACCTGCGGCGCCACCAGCGGCTACGACGCCACCACCCCGCTCGCGCAGGTCTTCTACAAACAGCTGCGCATCCTCGGCAGCACCATGGGCCGCAAAGGCGACCTGCACAAAATCGCCCGGCTCGTCGCGCAGGGCCGCGTGCACCCCATCGTCGCCGGCGAGTACCCCCTCGATGACGCCGCCCGCGCCCACGAACGCATGGCGGACCGCGACCTGTTCGGCAAACTCGTCCTCACGGTTCCCTGAACGCACCCCCGCCGGATTCCCTAGACTGCACGCATGACGCGGCGCGCCCAGATCATCACGCTGATGTGCGCGCTGCTGCTGCTGCTCGCCTTCGCCATCAACGCCAGCGGCGCCCTGCCACTCCTGTACCCGCGCGGCACCCGCATCGTCGCGGAACTGCCCGTCGCGCCCGCCCCGCGTGCCGGTCAGCGCGTCCTGATCGTCTCCCCACACCCGGACGACGAGAGCCTGTGCTGCGCCGGCAGCGTCCGCCGCGCCCTCGACGCCGGCGCGGACGTCTGGATCGTCTGGCTCACCAACGGCGACGGCTTCGAACTCGACGCCGTGCTCACCGACCGCACCACCCGCCCCGCCGGGCCCGCCATGGTCCGCCTCGGCGAGCACCGCGAAACTGAAGCGGCGCGCGCCGCCGCCGCCCTCGGCGTGCCCCGCGACCACCTCCTGTACCTCGGGTACCCCGACGGCGGCCTCGAGCACCTGTTCCTCGAGCACTACAACACCCCCTACACCTCCCGGTACACCCTCGCCCGCCGCGTGCCCTACACGGACGCCCTCACCCCCGGCGCGGCCTACACCGGCCTGAACGTCGAACGCGACCTCGCCCGCGTGCTCGACCGCGTCCGCCCCGACCTGATCCTCGCGCCGTCCATCGAGGACCGCCACCCCGACCACCGCGCCACCGGGTACTTCATCACGCGGCTGCTCGCGGCGCGCGGCCAGGCGGACCGCCTGCGCTTCTGGATCGTGCACGGCGGCACCGAGTACCCCCTCCCCAAAGGCCTGCACCCGCAACTGCCGCTGCTGATCGCCCCGCGCGGCGTGCGCCTCGCCTGGGAACGCGTGCCGCTCACCCCCGAACAGGAGGACATCAAACGCCGCGCCATCGAGGCGCACGCCTCCCAGATGCAGGTCATGGGCCGCTTCCTGCTGGCCTTCGTGCGCCGCAACGAACTCCTCACGCGGCAAATCGTGCCCGAACTCCCCACCCGCCCCTGACGCGCACCACGCTCAGGGCAGCGCGCGCCCCAACGTCAGGTGCAGCGCGTCCTCCCCGAGCCACGGCCGCCACAGGGGCGTGCGCCGCGCCTCCAGCGTCCCGAACCCACGCCGCGTGTACAGCGCCACCGCCGCCTCGTTGCGCGCCGTGGTGGACAGCTGCACGCCGGGCACGGCCCGCGCGCGCAGCGCGTCCAGGTACGCGTCCAGCAGCGCCCCCCCGGCCCCCAGGCCGCGCGCGTCCTCCGACAGGTTCAGGTGCAGATGCGCCGGGAACGCCGCTTCCGGCGCGTGCGGCAGCGCGAACCGCCCCGCACGCGTCAGGTACGGCACGCACCCCGCCAGCTGCGGGTACGCGCCCCGCGCGGCCCCCATTGCCAGCTGCGGCGCGAGGGCGCGGAACCCCGCGCGGTACGCGCTGAACGTCGTCGTGCCCAAGATGTACCCGACCGTCCGCCCGCGCCACTCCGCCACGAACCCCAACGCGTCCGCCCCGGCCAGCGCGTACGGCCCCACCCACAGCGCCCCGAACAGCGCCTCATCCGGGAAGTACCGGCGGGCCGACGCGCCGAAAAACCCCGTCGCGTACGCGATGCGCGCCACGTCCGGCCAGTCCGCGGGGCGCACGCCCCGCACGATGAACGTCATGGGCGCGCCAGCCGCCCGACCGTCACGAGGGTCAGCTGCCGGCCCCGCGCGAGCTCCAGAAACGCCGGCAGCACCCGCAGCGCCTGCGGCGCGTTGTCGTGCAGCAGCACGATGCCGCCCGCGCGCAGGTGCTTGAGCAGGCGCTCCTGCAGGACGGCGTCGCCGGGATTCGTGAAGTCCGCCGGGTCGTCCGTCCAGAACGTCGTGACCAGCCCCAGCGCCTCCGCGACCCGCAGCGTCTGCGCGCTGTACTCCCCGCCGGGCGGGCGGAAGTACCGTACGGGCCGCCCCGTGATGCCCTGCAGGACCGCGTTGGCCTGCGACAGCTCCTCGCGGACCTGCGCGGCGCTGAGCTCCGGCAGGCGCACGTGATGGTACGTGTGGTTCGCGACCTCGTGGCCCTGCGCGACCATGTCACGCACGAAATACGGGTACGCCTCGGCGTTCCGGCCGATGCAGAAGAACGTCGCGTGCACGCCCGCGCGCCGCAGGGTATCCAGCACGAGCGGCGCGTACAGCGGGTGCGGCGCGTCATCGAACGTCAGCGCCGCGAGCTGACTGCGGCTGTCCCCTTTGAAGAACAACCCGCCGTGCACGCCCCCCATGAACTGCGACACGGCCTGCTGCACCTGCTGCCGCAGCAGCTCCGACGAGCCTCCCAGGAACGACAGCGTGCGTTCCGGCGCTTCCAGCGGCGCCCGCGTCGGCTCGCGCCCGGGGTTCGTCCAGGCGCGCTCGTACGCTCCGGCGTTCCCGGCGTACCGCACGAAGTCGTCCAGCCGCTCACGCGGCACGCTCGCGGTGAACAGCGGCAACGGCCCGCCGAACCCGCCGTACGCCGCGCGGTCGTACACGCTCACGTCCACTTCCGCCAGGGACGGTCGGGCGTCCAGCGTCCGGCGCGCCACCAGCGCCGCCAGCGTCCGCAGGTGCGCCCGCTCGGTCGGCCCCACCAGCACCACTGCGTGCGCCGCCTCGATGAACCCATTCGAGTCGTACTCGACCTTGCGCACCTGCGGAACGCGCGGCGTGAGCAGCACCTGCGGAAGCGGACGCGCCACGTGCGTGTGCGGCGCGAGCGGCTGCACCTGCCCGGGCAGCACCGCGCCGGGCCGCGCGGGCTGCACCAGCGGCGGCGGGCTCAGGCGCACAGGCGTGACCGGCGCGGCCACCGCGACCGGCAGCGCCGCCGTCAGCAGCAGCGCACGGGCCGCCCGCGCGCGGACCGTCACTGGCCCTGCTCCTGCGTCTGGCCCTGCGCCCACGCGAGGGCCGCGCGCACCCCCGCCGGGACGTGCCCCGCCGCGCGGTACAGGTTCGCGGCGCGCACGTACTGCGCGCGCGCCGCCACCAGCTGCCCCTGCTTGCGTTCCACGTGCGCCAGCACCAGCGCCGCCAGCGGGTTCTGCGCGCTCTCCTGCGCCGCGCGGCGCAGGTGCTGCGCGGACGCGTTCAGGCCCGCAGGCGTGCTCGGGCCCATGAACCCGCCCGGCGCGCGCTCCCCGCGGTAGTACTCGAACTGCGAGCGGACGTACGCGCCGTCCAGCCACCCCACCTGCGCGGGCGGCACCGCCCGCCCGGACGGGTCCACGTACGCGGTGATGCTGCCGTCCGACGCGTAGCGCGGCGCCACGAACCGGTACGCGTGGCCCCCGCCGCGCGGCACGCGGACCAGCAGGCCCTGATGCCGCATGAACGGCTGCGGGTCCGACGCGTCCACCAGCACGTCCCGCCCGCCCGGCAGGCGCAGGACCGTCACGACGTGCCCGAGGTTGCTTTCCTGCCCGCGCTCGTTCTTCCAGACCATCGCGATACCGGCGTCCAGCCCCACGCGCTGCATGAGCGCCGCGAGCACCACGGACTGCAGCAGGCATTGCCGCGTCCCGTACCGCACGGCATTGGTGAACTCGAACCCCTGCGTGAGGCTGAACTTCGGAATGATGACCTTCACCGTGTGGTGCAGCCACGCCGCCGTTTCACGCGCGAGGGCCGCGCGCCGTGCCAGATCGCGTTCCGCCGCGAGGGCCGCGCGGCGCGCGCTCAGCGCGCCGTCCAGCGTCGGCCAGCCCGGCAGTCGCGCGGCGGGCGTGCGGGCGTACGCTGCCGAGAACCACGCCGTGAAGTCAGCCTGCGGGGCGTTCGTCGCAGCTTCCGAGGTCCGCTCCAGCGCCACGAAGGCCTCACTGCCCCACGCGTACGCCGCGTCCGGCCCGGCCGCCGACGCGTTCGTCAGGGCCCCCACCAGCAGAACCACCGTCAAGGACCTCATCACACGCATCCGACCTCCGGGCACAGGGCGCACCATGCCCACACTACAGCGCACCTGCATGAAGGCCGCCTGAACGCCCGCAGCCGCTGTCCTCACCCGCCCGGCACGTCAAAGCTTCCAGGTGACGCCCCGGCGGTACAGCCACCACAACCCCACCCACACGGCCCCCACGTACCCCAGCGTGTACAGCCACCCGCCCCACCACAACCCCAGATGCCCACGCGCGAGGCCCAGCAGCGCGTCCTGCATGCTGGCGTCCCGCCCGGTCCAGCGGACCTGCCACCCCTGCAGCACCCAGGTCTTCACCAGGATCGGCGCGACGTACGCCAGCAGCGCGTTGCGTCCGGCAGCCACCAGCGGCGTGAGGCTGCGCCCCCGCCCGCCGCGTTCCACCAGCAGGCAGGCAAGTAGCCCCAGGGTGCCCAGGCCTGCGCCCAGCAGGATGTACGGCGGCGTCCACAGCGGCTTGTTGATGGGCATGAACGCCCCCCACGCGAACCCCAGCGCGCTCAGGGCCGCGCCGAGCGCCAGCAGCCGCGGTACACCGTCCGTACGGCGCGCCCACTCTCCTGCCACGCTGCCCAGCAGCACAAGCGCGCCCGTCGGCAGCACCGACAACAGGCCGCGCACGCCCAGCGGCGCGAGAAACGTCTGATTCAGGTACTGCACGGCGTTCCGCGTTTCCTCCAGTACCCCCGCGCCCACGCCCGGCACCGGCGTGAGCAGCAGCACCGCCGCGTACCCCACCAGCAGCGCCGCCGCCAGCACCATGCGCGCCCCCACCCGCAGCTGCGCCCCCGCCGCGCCCAGCAGTGACGCCAGCGCGATCAGCTGCAGCACCCCCAGCCCGAACGTCAGGCGGTGCGCCACGGCGCTCACCAACACCACGCCCACCAGGTACAGCAGCACCGTTCGGGTCAGCAGCTTGCGGACCAGGGCCCACCCTCGCACGCCCGCGCGGCGCGCGCTCGCCAGCGAGAACGGCAGCGCCGTCCCCGCGCAGAACAGGAACCACGGGAACACCAGATCCGCCAGGGTGGCCCCCCCACCCCACGGCGCGTGCATCAGCTCCTTCGGCGTGCGCCAGTCGAGCGCCACGTTGTTCACGAGCAGCATCAGCAGGACGGTCAGGCCGCGCCACGCGTCCAGCGCGGCCAGCCGCGCGCCGCGCGCCACCTGTGGCACCACAGCGGCCGTGGGCGCTGCGGGGGTATCGGGCTGGAAGGTGGGGGCGGCCAAAGTGGGACTCCTTTCAGGCCGGAAACGCCTGCTCTCAGTCTTCGGGGCCCGCCCTGCCGTCACCTGAGTTGGCGCTGAGCGTCCCCTGGGACAGACCTGAGCGTTCCCTCACGTTCGGGCCGGTGAGTGCCCGGCCCCCGAACGTCAGGCGAATCGGGAAGCGTTGCGGCGCCGGGATGCCCGCGAACTCTGCATGGTCGGCCGCGCGCAACTGCCCGAGCCACGCCTGCACCGCGCGCGCGCGCGCCTCTGTCCGCCCGCCGTACGCCTGATCCGCGAGCGTCACCGCCCACAGCAGCCCCCGCAGCGGGTACGCGCCCGGCGCGTTCGCGCTCGGCAGCAGCCCGAATGGCGTGCGCGGCAGCCCCGAACGCGCGCCCGGCGTCCCCACGAACCCCAGCGCCGGCGTGGGCGGCACGTCCACACCGTCCGGGCTGCGCAGGCGCGCCACGCCCACCCCTGCGGGCAGCGCGCCCGGACCGCGCACCGCCAGCGCCCCTGGCAGGTCCAGGTTGCGCGCCTGCGCCTCGGCGCTGCCTGGCGTGAACGCCGCCCCGCCCGTCCACGTGGCCTTCAGGCGCGCGCGCGGCCACGCGCCTGCCCGCACGCACGCCTGCGCCACCGCGAAACTCGCGCCGTTCGCGTCCGTGCGGGCACTCACCAGCACCGGCAGGGCCGGCAGCGTCACGCCGGGCGCCTGCAGGGCCTGCACCTCCGGCGCGTTCCACACCCGCACGGTCCCGTCCAGCAACCGGCAGAGGGTCGTCACGTTCAGGCGCAGCGTCACGCCCGGCAGGCGGTACGCGACGCGCACCGCGAACACCCCCACCGGCACCGCCAGCGTCCGCCGTCCGCCGGGCGGCGGCGGCAGGGGCGACGAAACCAGCGCCACGTCCGCGCGGCCCGCGTACAGGTCCCGGGCGGCCGCGCCCGGCGAACGCCCCCGGTACGTCGCGCCGTCCACCCACGGCGCGGCGGTGCCCACCACGCGCAGCGTCGGCGTGAGCGTCTGCGCCGCGCCGACGTTCACGGCCAGCAGCGCCAGCAGCCCGGCCACGCGCCGAGCGGCAGACGAAGGGCGAGGTGCGCGCGACATGCGCGCTCAGCTTAGAGCCTGCGGACCAGCCCCGCAGTGGGGGCACCCTGCGGGCCGGCCCACGGCGCAGTGAGCGCGCGGCCAGTCGCGCGACGTGGGCGGGGAAGCCCCCGCCCACGTGCAGCCTGCGCTTCAGTGGACGCGGTCGCCGGTCACCCAGTAGTTCACGCGCTCCGCGACGTTCTCGACGTGATCGCCGATGCGTTCCAGGCTGCGGCCCACCCGCATCAGCGTGAGCGCCTTGCTGATGGTGCGCGGGTCCTCCAGCATGTACGTCACCAGCTCGCGCTGAATCTGCTCGTACAGGTCGTCAACCTCGTCGTCCATGGCGCGCGTCGCGCTGGCGCGGTCCACGTCGCGCGTCTCGATGGCGCCCCGCAGGCTCACCATCATCTCCTGCAGGCGCTCCAGCATCCGCGCGAGGTTCACGTACTTCTTCAGCGCGGGCGCCTGCGCGAGGTCCGCGCCGTCCTCCGCGACGTGCACCGCGTAGTCGCCCATCCGCTCGATGTCCGACAGGCTCTTGAGGATCAGCGCGATCAGGCGCAGGTCCCGCGCGACCGGCTGGTGCAGGGCAATGGCGCGCAGGCATTCCGCCTCGATGCGGCGTTCCTGCTCGTCCACTTCCCGGTCCAGTGCGCGGACATCCTCGAGCCTCGCGGTGTCGCGGTTCAGCAGCACAGCACCCGCCAGCGGCAGCATGCGCTCCACCGTTGCGATCATCTCGAGCGCGCCGACGGTCAGGGCGCGCAGGTCTTGGTCCAGGGCTTCACGCATGCTCAGTCACTCCTCGGGCCTCAGGGCCCACGCACGCACGGGCGCGTTCGCCCGGCGAATGTACCATGTGCCGCCCGCGCCGCGCGTCAGGGACGGCGTTACCGCGCGGGGAACCCTCACGCCGTCGGCACCGTGAACGCGAACGCGTTCGCGCTCCCGCGGCGTTCCGCCCACGCCTGACCGCCCCACCCCTGCACGATGCTGCGCACGATGTACAGCCCCATGCCGCTGCCGTTGCCGGTCGCGCCCTTCCCGCGCGTGTGCGCGCGGAACAGGTCCTCGGTGTCCTGAATGGGCGGGCCGTCGTCCAGCACGGCCACCTCCACCCACTGCCCCCGTTCGCGCGCCTCCACGCGGACCGTGCCGGGACGCGGGCCGTACCGCGCAGCATTCTCCACGAGGTTCAGCAGGACCTGCAGCAGCTTGTCCGGGTCCGCGCGGACCAGCGCGTCCCCTTCGCGGGTAAGGCGCACGCTGCTCGCCGCGAGGTCCGCGCCGAGCAGCCGTTCCGCGCGCGCCACGCTCTCCGCGAGCGGCTGCGTGCGCGCCCGCGTGGGCCGAAACCCCACCGCAAGGTCATCGACGAGGCGCACCAGCCGCTCCGCCTCCGCGAGGCCCTGGCGCACGAAGCTGCGCTGCATCTCCATGGGCATCTCGTACTCCAGCGCCTCCAGCACGCCCTTGATGGCCGCGACCGGCGTGCGGAACTCGTGCGACAGGATCGCGGCGGCCTCGCGCAGTTCCGCTTCGCGGCGCCGCAGGTCCGTCACGTCGTCCACGATGAGCGCGCCCGG encodes:
- a CDS encoding zinc-binding dehydrogenase, with product MTPTMHAVPMTARGGPEVLQPTTLPTPEPGPGEVRVRVRAVALNHLDTWVRRGVASPYLPLPHLLGSDVSGDIDALGPGVTDQDLGAPVILNPGVSCGHCEACLTGADNLCRQYQILGEHRPGGYAQYIVVPRANVLPKPDTLTHTQAAALPLAALTAWQMVFDKAQLHPWHTVLIMAAGSGVSTYALQFAKLAGATVIATAGSDDKLQLARDLGADHTINYRDADYGQQVRALTGGAGVDVALDHTGADNWQTTLKALKWGGALVTCGATSGYDATTPLAQVFYKQLRILGSTMGRKGDLHKIARLVAQGRVHPIVAGEYPLDDAARAHERMADRDLFGKLVLTVP
- a CDS encoding PIG-L deacetylase family protein, which translates into the protein MTRRAQIITLMCALLLLLAFAINASGALPLLYPRGTRIVAELPVAPAPRAGQRVLIVSPHPDDESLCCAGSVRRALDAGADVWIVWLTNGDGFELDAVLTDRTTRPAGPAMVRLGEHRETEAARAAAALGVPRDHLLYLGYPDGGLEHLFLEHYNTPYTSRYTLARRVPYTDALTPGAAYTGLNVERDLARVLDRVRPDLILAPSIEDRHPDHRATGYFITRLLAARGQADRLRFWIVHGGTEYPLPKGLHPQLPLLIAPRGVRLAWERVPLTPEQEDIKRRAIEAHASQMQVMGRFLLAFVRRNELLTRQIVPELPTRP
- a CDS encoding GNAT family N-acetyltransferase, yielding MTFIVRGVRPADWPDVARIAYATGFFGASARRYFPDEALFGALWVGPYALAGADALGFVAEWRGRTVGYILGTTTFSAYRAGFRALAPQLAMGAARGAYPQLAGCVPYLTRAGRFALPHAPEAAFPAHLHLNLSEDARGLGAGGALLDAYLDALRARAVPGVQLSTTARNEAAVALYTRRGFGTLEARRTPLWRPWLGEDALHLTLGRALP
- a CDS encoding polysaccharide deacetylase family protein is translated as MTVRARAARALLLTAALPVAVAAPVTPVRLSPPPLVQPARPGAVLPGQVQPLAPHTHVARPLPQVLLTPRVPQVRKVEYDSNGFIEAAHAVVLVGPTERAHLRTLAALVARRTLDARPSLAEVDVSVYDRAAYGGFGGPLPLFTASVPRERLDDFVRYAGNAGAYERAWTNPGREPTRAPLEAPERTLSFLGGSSELLRQQVQQAVSQFMGGVHGGLFFKGDSRSQLAALTFDDAPHPLYAPLVLDTLRRAGVHATFFCIGRNAEAYPYFVRDMVAQGHEVANHTYHHVRLPELSAAQVREELSQANAVLQGITGRPVRYFRPPGGEYSAQTLRVAEALGLVTTFWTDDPADFTNPGDAVLQERLLKHLRAGGIVLLHDNAPQALRVLPAFLELARGRQLTLVTVGRLARP
- a CDS encoding heparan-alpha-glucosaminide N-acetyltransferase domain-containing protein — protein: MAAPTFQPDTPAAPTAAVVPQVARGARLAALDAWRGLTVLLMLLVNNVALDWRTPKELMHAPWGGGATLADLVFPWFLFCAGTALPFSLASARRAGVRGWALVRKLLTRTVLLYLVGVVLVSAVAHRLTFGLGVLQLIALASLLGAAGAQLRVGARMVLAAALLVGYAAVLLLTPVPGVGAGVLEETRNAVQYLNQTFLAPLGVRGLLSVLPTGALVLLGSVAGEWARRTDGVPRLLALGAALSALGFAWGAFMPINKPLWTPPYILLGAGLGTLGLLACLLVERGGRGRSLTPLVAAGRNALLAYVAPILVKTWVLQGWQVRWTGRDASMQDALLGLARGHLGLWWGGWLYTLGYVGAVWVGLWWLYRRGVTWKL
- a CDS encoding substrate-binding domain-containing protein, translating into MSRAPRPSSAARRVAGLLALLAVNVGAAQTLTPTLRVVGTAAPWVDGATYRGRSPGAAARDLYAGRADVALVSSPLPPPPGGRRTLAVPVGVFAVRVAYRLPGVTLRLNVTTLCRLLDGTVRVWNAPEVQALQAPGVTLPALPVLVSARTDANGASFAVAQACVRAGAWPRARLKATWTGGAAFTPGSAEAQARNLDLPGALAVRGPGALPAGVGVARLRSPDGVDVPPTPALGFVGTPGARSGLPRTPFGLLPSANAPGAYPLRGLLWAVTLADQAYGGRTEARARAVQAWLGQLRAADHAEFAGIPAPQRFPIRLTFGGRALTGPNVRERSGLSQGTLSANSGDGRAGPED
- the phoU gene encoding phosphate signaling complex protein PhoU; the encoded protein is MREALDQDLRALTVGALEMIATVERMLPLAGAVLLNRDTARLEDVRALDREVDEQERRIEAECLRAIALHQPVARDLRLIALILKSLSDIERMGDYAVHVAEDGADLAQAPALKKYVNLARMLERLQEMMVSLRGAIETRDVDRASATRAMDDEVDDLYEQIQRELVTYMLEDPRTISKALTLMRVGRSLERIGDHVENVAERVNYWVTGDRVH
- a CDS encoding sensor histidine kinase — its product is MHAAAPVPGPWLDALPQAVLLHEHGRVTHLNAAAVRLWGVPLERACGRPLMEVVRRHTLEALAERGGELELEASGRALKCMAVPGALIVDDVTDLRRREAELREAAAILSHEFRTPVAAIKGVLEALEYEMPMEMQRSFVRQGLAEAERLVRLVDDLAVGFRPTRARTQPLAESVARAERLLGADLAASSVRLTREGDALVRADPDKLLQVLLNLVENAARYGPRPGTVRVEARERGQWVEVAVLDDGPPIQDTEDLFRAHTRGKGATGNGSGMGLYIVRSIVQGWGGQAWAERRGSANAFAFTVPTA